A window of the Mus pahari chromosome 1, PAHARI_EIJ_v1.1, whole genome shotgun sequence genome harbors these coding sequences:
- the Zfand5 gene encoding AN1-type zinc finger protein 5 — MAQETNQTPGPMLCSTGCGFYGNPRTNGMCSVCYKEHLQRQQNSGRMSPMGTASGSNSPTSDSASVQRADASLNNCEGAAGSTSEKSRNVPVAALPVTQQMTEMSISREDKITTPKTEVSEPVVTQPSPSVSQPSTSQSEEKAPELPKPKKNRCFMCRKKVGLTGFDCRCGNLFCGLHRYSDKHNCPYDYKAEAAAKIRKENPVVVAEKIQRI; from the exons ATGGCTCAGGAGACTAACCAGACCCCAGGGCCCATGCTGTGTAGTACAGGATGTGGCTTTTATGGGAATCCTAGGACAAATGGAATGTGTTCTGTTTGCTACAAAGAACATCTTCAGAGACAGCAGAATAGTGGCAGAATGAGCCCAATGG gGACAGCTAGTGGTTCCAACAGTCCTACCTCAGATTCTGCATCTGTACAGAGAGCAGATGCTAGTTTAAACAACTGTGAAGGTGCTGCTGGCAGCACATCTGAAAAATCAAG AAATGTGCCTGTGGCTGCCTTGCCTGTAACTCAACAAATGACAGAAATGAGCATTTCAAGAGAGGACAAAATAACTACCCCGAAAACAGAGGTGTCAGAGCCAG TTGTCACTCAGCCCAGTCCATCAGTTTCTCAGCCCAGTACTTCTCAAAGTGAAGAAAAAGCTCCTGAGTTGCCCAAACCAAAGAAGAACAGATGTTTTATGTGTAGAAAGAAGGTTGGCCTTACAG GGTTTGACTGCCGATGTGGAAATTTGTTTTGTGGACTTCACCGTTACTCTGACAAGCACAACTGTCCATATGATTACAAAGCAGAAGCTGCagcaaaaatcagaaaagaaaatccagttgTTGTGGCTGAAAAAATCCAGAGAATATAA